The DNA segment GTTGGTGGAACCACCCAAGGTGATGATCACAGTGATGGCGTTCTCAAAGGCGTGCTGGGTCATAATGTCGGAAGGTTTGATATCTAGATCCAACAGATTCATGACCGCGGCACCGGCGGCTTCGCAATCGGCTTTTTTGTCATTCGACACTGCATTCTGCGCCGAGCTGCCGGGTAGACTCATACCCAGTGCTTCTATGGCCGAAGCCATGGTATTGGCGGTGTACATGCCACCACAGGAACCAGGACCAGGAATAGCAGTTTCTTCAATATGCTTCACTTCAATCAACGACAGTTCACCTTTGGCATGGGCGCCCACCGCTTCAAACACTGAAATAATGTCGGTGTGACCTTCACCAGGCAAAATGGTACCACCATAAACGAACACGCTGGGCCGGTTAAGCCGTGCCAAGCCCATGATGCAGCCAGGCATGTTTTTGTCACAGCCACCAATGGCAACCAAACCGTCAAAACCTTCACAACCGGCCACGGTTTCAATGGAGTCTGCGATGACTTCTCGCGACACCAGAGAATACTTCATGCCTTCAGTGCCGTTAGCAATACCGTCAGAAATCGTAATAGTGTTAAAGATAACGCCTTTGCCACCGGCTTGGTCCGCACCCTTACAAGCAATCTCGGCAAGCTCGTGAATGTGACTATTACAGGGGGTAACCATACTCCAGGTTGAAGCGATGCCGACCTGCGGTTTACTGAAATCTTCGTCCTTAAAACCGACGGCCCTCAGCATGGAACGGCTGGCGGATTTAGCCACACCGTCCACAACCGGGGCGGAATAACGGCGGCGAGGGTCTTGCGGGGTATCACTCATGACGCTGTGTCCTTGTTTTTGTCGTCCTGTCGTTTACGGGTAACAGGCGGCTTTGAGAGGGTTGGGCCGCAAGTTTACACCAGGACTCCACAGCGCTGAAATATTACCGCGGCTGACGGCATAACATTAGTCATACTTTTATCAATCACCCAAATGCCATTTCCGGCTTTTTACCCAGCGATTTCAATATAATCACTATAAGGAAAAAAGCCGGTAAAGGCGGATTGCAGCTGCGAAAAAAAACGGATTCGGTTGCACGAATACCCGGGCTGTTACACTGATTGGCATATTTTCGACGCGTACCAGAGAGTCATGCCAACCAAATGTACTAATCTAAACTGCCCCTGCGGTAACCAGACACCCTACGCAGACTGCTGCCAACGCTATCACGACGGAGCTATTGCCAACACGCCCGAAATGCTCATGCGCTCACGTTTTAGTGGGTTTGCGCTAAAGCTAGGTGACTATGTGCGCGCCAGTTGGCACCCAAGCACTCGACCGCCAACACTGAATTTGGACGAGACGCCAGACTGGGTGACTCTGCGCATTCTGGATAGCAGCCAAAACGGCGACGTGGGCCAAGTACACTTTCAGGCCATTTATCGATTGCATCCGGGTTGGGGCTATTTACAGGAATATTCCCAGTTTGTGCGGGAAAATGGCCACTGGTATTACCTGCAAGGTGAACCCCACGAGGGTATTTTGAAACCCGGTCGCAATGAGCTCTGTCCCTGTGGCAGCGGCAGAAAATTCAAGGCTTGTTGCCTTTGCTTTCGATAACGTCAACCAGACCTTCAAAACCTACTATCGCGATTTTAGGTGCGAGAAGACCCAGACTCCAAAAACCTGCGTCTGCCAGCACAACTTCAAGTGGCAGTGGAGAATGCTGACGCACAAACTGCTCCCTGCTGGCATCGTCGGCTGCCAGGCCTAATCGCTGAAACAAGTTAAAAAGGGTGTGTAAATAATTACTTTATCTGGCTAATGGCGTATCAAAAAAACGTTTATGGAAAGGTAATTTTCTATTGTTATTTTACTTTCCGATGCAAAACGAGCCGAAAATCTTGCCCAAAAGCTCATCCGGCGTGATCTTTCCGGTGATCTCTCCCAGTGCATTCTGAGCGGCGCGCAGATCTTCTGCTAGCAGTTCACCGGCGCCATAGCCTTCAAGCTGAGCCTGACCTTGAGCCAGGAATTCGGCAGCGCGTTTGAGCGCGTCCAAATGGCGACGGCGAGCTAGAAACCCACCCTCAGTGGTGCTCGCGAAGCCCATGCACTGCTTTAAATGATCCCTGAGTGCATCTAAACCCGCACTAGACTTGGCTGCCAAACGGATCACCGGGGCCTGCTGCGGGGATAGTTCAAATAAACCCACGCTTTCACCCGACAAATCCACCTTATTGCGGATGACCGTAATCGGTGCAGCAGCTGGCAGCTGGTCAATAAAATCTGGCCAGATTTCATCGGGGCTGGTTTTATCGGTGGTGGTGGCATCTACCATCAGCAGTATACGGTCGGCTTGGCGAATTTCATCCCAGGCACGGGCAATGCCAATCTGTTCGACTTCGTCTAGGCTATCTCGTAGACCGGCGGTATCGATGATGTGCAGCGGCATACCGTCAATGTGAATGTGTTCCCGCAATACGTCGCGAGTAGTGCCTTCGATCGCGGTCACAATCGCTGCCTCACGGCCGGCAAGGGCGTTCAACAGGCTGGATTTACCGGCGTTGGGCCTGCCGGCAATCACCACTTTCATGCCATCGCGCAAAATAGTGCCCTGCTCGGCTTCCAGCATGATGCCCTGGAGCTGGTCTCGCAGACTCTGAAGATCAGTGGCGACTTTTCCATCGGCCAGAAAATCGATTTCTTCTTCTGGAAAATCGATAGCGGCCTCCACATAAATCCGCAGGTGGGTAATAGCCTCCACTAGCGTTTCAATACGCCGCGAGAACACGCCTTGCATGGAACGCACCGCGCATCTGGCTGCCTGTTCCGAGCTGCTTTCAATCAGATCAGCAATGGCTTCTGCCTGGGCCAGATCGAGTTTGTCATTAAGAAACGCGCGCTCGGAGAATTCTCCAGGCCTGGCCAGCCTTGCACCTAGAGCGCACACCTCTCGTAGCAGCAAGTCCAGAATAACGGTTCCGCCATGGCCCTGGAGTTCGAACACGTCTTCGCCGGTGAACGAGTGGGGGTTTGGAAAAAACAGACCAATACCTTCGTCGATTAATTCACCTTGGCAGTCTTTAAATGGGCCGTAGTGGGCATAACGCGGTTTGGGTTCATAACCCAGCAGGCTGTGGGCAATAACAGTCGCCTGGGGGCCAGAAACTCGCACAATGCCGACGCCGGCTTGGCCAGGTGCGGTGGCGATGGCTGCAATCGTTTCTGTGGGGTGATTCATGGCCGCGGCTCCAGATTAATATGAGCGGGATCAAATGGTCTATAACACTGTGTTTTCCAAAGTACTGAAACAACAAAGGCCCCGTAACGGAGCCCTTGCTGGATAATCTGACTGGTTAGATTATGAGTGCTTTTTTTCCGCCATTTGAGCTTCAATCTTGCGAGTAATATACCACTGCTGACTGATAGACAAAACGTTGTTCACGACCCAGTACAGTACCAGACCTGCTGGGAACCACAGGAAGAAGATGGTGAATACGACCGGCATCAACTTCATAATTTTCGCCTGCATGGGGTCTGGCGGCGTGGGGTTAAGGTGCATCTGCAACATCATGCTGGCACCCATAATAATTGGCAAAATGAAGTACGGGTCCATCACCGACAAATCGTGAATCCACAGCGCGAAAGGTGCGTGGCGCAGTTGCACACTCTCAAATAGAACCCAGTATAGGGAAATGAATACCGGCATTTGCACCAATATGGGCAGGCACCCGCCTAACGGATTAATTTTCTCACGCTTGTACAGCGCCATCATTTCTGTAGACATACGCTGGCGGTCATCACCGTATAATTCTTTCATACGAGCTAACTTAGGCGCTACGGCGCGCATTCGTGCCATAGAGCGATAGCTGGTTGCTGACAAATGAAAGAAAAGGCCTTTAACCAAAACGGTCAGCAGTATGATCGATACGCCCCAGTTACCGATGATGCCGTGAAACCAATTTAGCACAACAAACAATGGTAGCGAGATGAAGAACAGCCAACCAAAGTCCACGGTGCGGTCCAGGTTTGGAGCCACCGTTTTCAGCCGGTCAATAATTTTTGGACCGATGTAGGCTGATGCGCCCACTTCAACAGTTTCGCCAACAGGTACATTAGTCGCTGGATAAACAAAACCCATGACGGCTAAAGGGCCGCGGCGAGTGGTTTGGAACTGTGATTGTTGGTCTGGTTCTGGTACCCAGGCGGTTAGAAAATAGTGCTGTAGAAATGCCATCCATCCGTTGGTGACAGACTGGTTGAGTGGTTTGTCTTTAAGATCGTCAAAGTCATACTTTTCATAAGGATCTTCAGGTGTGCTGACGACCAATCCCAAGAAAGCTTTAATTCCCATGCTGTTCTGGGATGTTTGATCACCGGCTTGGTCACGCACAATCTTGCCGGTAAAGTTCGCTTGCCACTCAGTTTCTGACTGGTTATCGATCAAGTAGCGGATATCAATTTGGTAGTCATCGCGGTTGAACGTGAAGCGTTTAATGATATTTACGCCGCTTTTAGTGGTGTAGT comes from the Marinobacter psychrophilus genome and includes:
- a CDS encoding YchJ family protein; protein product: MPTKCTNLNCPCGNQTPYADCCQRYHDGAIANTPEMLMRSRFSGFALKLGDYVRASWHPSTRPPTLNLDETPDWVTLRILDSSQNGDVGQVHFQAIYRLHPGWGYLQEYSQFVRENGHWYYLQGEPHEGILKPGRNELCPCGSGRKFKACCLCFR
- the mnmE gene encoding tRNA uridine-5-carboxymethylaminomethyl(34) synthesis GTPase MnmE; the encoded protein is MNHPTETIAAIATAPGQAGVGIVRVSGPQATVIAHSLLGYEPKPRYAHYGPFKDCQGELIDEGIGLFFPNPHSFTGEDVFELQGHGGTVILDLLLREVCALGARLARPGEFSERAFLNDKLDLAQAEAIADLIESSSEQAARCAVRSMQGVFSRRIETLVEAITHLRIYVEAAIDFPEEEIDFLADGKVATDLQSLRDQLQGIMLEAEQGTILRDGMKVVIAGRPNAGKSSLLNALAGREAAIVTAIEGTTRDVLREHIHIDGMPLHIIDTAGLRDSLDEVEQIGIARAWDEIRQADRILLMVDATTTDKTSPDEIWPDFIDQLPAAAPITVIRNKVDLSGESVGLFELSPQQAPVIRLAAKSSAGLDALRDHLKQCMGFASTTEGGFLARRRHLDALKRAAEFLAQGQAQLEGYGAGELLAEDLRAAQNALGEITGKITPDELLGKIFGSFCIGK
- the yidC gene encoding membrane protein insertase YidC, with product MDIKRIVLFAGLAVVSYLMILAWNEDYHQSVPVAQTSEPVDFATAGNNDAMTLPEAGEVNTDEFATPESGTSLSNTDIISNASNQYVHVVTDVFDITIDRVSGNLVSSSLLQYDKELHGDEPLKLLSNTQNRLYVLESGLIGRDGPDNSRNGDAPVYSSTQNSYQMAEGENQLAVDLNYTTKSGVNIIKRFTFNRDDYQIDIRYLIDNQSETEWQANFTGKIVRDQAGDQTSQNSMGIKAFLGLVVSTPEDPYEKYDFDDLKDKPLNQSVTNGWMAFLQHYFLTAWVPEPDQQSQFQTTRRGPLAVMGFVYPATNVPVGETVEVGASAYIGPKIIDRLKTVAPNLDRTVDFGWLFFISLPLFVVLNWFHGIIGNWGVSIILLTVLVKGLFFHLSATSYRSMARMRAVAPKLARMKELYGDDRQRMSTEMMALYKREKINPLGGCLPILVQMPVFISLYWVLFESVQLRHAPFALWIHDLSVMDPYFILPIIMGASMMLQMHLNPTPPDPMQAKIMKLMPVVFTIFFLWFPAGLVLYWVVNNVLSISQQWYITRKIEAQMAEKKHS